The Xylocopa sonorina isolate GNS202 chromosome 11, iyXylSono1_principal, whole genome shotgun sequence genome includes the window GTcacgataataataatagtggTATATAATAACTGCATATAATCGCTACGCTAATAATATTTGaactattaattattaattaacgttaagtatacacaacacattTGTACGATTTCACTCAGCCTGCACGAACAGCAGCGAGGGAAGGTGGTATTAGATGAAAAGGTCGTGTGTACGAGGTGTAGAAGATAGGGTAGGGGCACAGTATGTGTATCGTGTGTCTATGCGTGCGtgttatgtatgtatgtatatatgtacgtatgGGCGTGTATGTGTTCTTTGCAGGGAGAATGTGTTTCAATAGTCTCTCTCGATGTCCTGTGTGGATAGGTTGAAATAATttcttttctcgttttttttccaCCGGTTCTCAATTAGGGAGTCCGAAGTTGAGGTACGAGAATACATTGTAACGTAAGTTCAAAGTGTCCATTGAGCCAGCTGTAGAATCTTCGTGGAGCGTGTAAGCAGCACCACATATTACGCTGTGTATCGCTCCAGCACCTTAACTCGGAGATAAAAAGAGGGAATACGCGTCATCCGGATTAATTTGGTCGCACCCAGTGGTACTCTGACTCGTCTCGTGAGAACATATCAGCACACTTGGTCAGGGTACCGGACGTAAGTAGTTGTACCTGATATCTCCACGAAGCCTAGGAACGCAGAACGGATGGAGgttttactctctctctctctctctttctctctctctctctctctctctctttctttctctcgctcgctctcgctctctctctctctctctctctctcgctcgctcgctctttctttctctcttcctttctcACTGTTCTCATTACAGAAAGAGATGGAACAGCGACCGTCCTTCTAAAACGGTTGACATACGATGCGAAGTCATCGTTCGCCCACTAACGTAGTCACTCATATTGACCGTGTTCACTAACAGTCACTACAATCCTTCGACAAATTTCGAAAGTTGGTCTTGCGGCGTCATTGGCGTCACTTCACTTGTGTCCGTACCGCTAGTGGGCGGTGGTGCCGGAGATGGATGATGGGGCATGGTACCCGGATGACCTGTCGGTGCACCTGTCCCACCGCTCAACTGCGAGAGCATCATTTCGCTTGGCCCGGCTAATTCGTGAGCCGGCGAATGCGTTGGGGTGCCGTGAGGATGATGATGAGGCGATGGCACCGGCCCTGATCGAGGGGAAGGAACTGGCTGATTACGCGGAGACGGAACCGGTCGCGGAGAAGGGTTCGGTTGAGGAGATCGAATCGGCGGTGGAGATCGTACGGACTGCATCAGCTGTTGCTGTACAGAGATCCCTGGAGGTCCCATCACACCTTGCGGGGAAGGTACAGGCGGTGGTGTTGGCTTTAAACCGGGTTGACCGTATCCTTGTTCGCTAAAGCCACCATAACCTGGAGAAGAATACGCGGAATCGTGGCAAACGTTAGACCACGAACCAACCGGCTCGAGGAATCTCGTTTTCTCCAGAATTAAATAATTCTTACCGAGAAGGGACGGCCTTATGGGTCGCTGTTGACCGTAAGGAGGTGCCGGTGGTTGCGtgaattgttgttgttgttgttgttgctgttgctgctgctgctgttgctgttgttgttgctgctgcctTTGCATTGCCAGCATTTGCTGTTTATACCATGGAGATTGCTGCTGAACaggttgctgctgctgttgctgttgttgttgctgctgctgctgttgattTAACATCGCCTGTATCTGCATTCTcccttgctgctgctgctgctgctggtgttgctgctgctgctgctgctggtgttgctgctgttgctgctgttgagACATCATATGCTGCAAACCAGGTTGTTGTTGCGGCTGATTAGGACCCAAGGGCCCGCCAACCCCTCCGCCGTATTGACCACTTTGTTGCTGAAGGGCAAGCgcctttttattaaaaaaattatatggTGATAGAAATCATCAAAATCGAGAGAGTGAAAAGCAGCAAATAATACGATAAAATAAATGGCAAATCATCATACCCGTTGTTTGATGAAGGCAGCCATGATCGGTGGATTGCTTTTGAGTATTTGAAGTATTTGGTTTTGTTGTTCTGGAGTATGGGGATTTTTAAGAGTTTGCATAAGTTGCTGGAATACATGTTTTTGCATGTTGCTTTGAGCTTGCGGTCCAACTTGACTAACCGGACCGCCGAGGACTCCCGTCGGTCTCGGCATCTGCCCTCCCATTCCCATTCCTGGTtgatgctgttgctgctgcattATCTGCTGCGGCGTTTGCTGCCTCAAACCAGGATTCTGCTGCATCACTGCATTCGGATACCTACtgcaaataaaaatttattattttgcTATCTTCGCCAAGAACTTCCAACAACGAAAGAGTTTAATTTCTTCGATAATCCCACCGGCGACAATGCACGAGAACACGATTAAATAGAGATGATAGGAAGACGATAGAGAAGTATAGCCTTAAGATTACAATTTTCACGCGAATCTATGATAACAGAAAATACTTGGAAAGGAAGACTTGAGAATTTTTTACCGATTCAATAAACCGCTGATTCAATAAAACATTTTCTAGATAACAGGTCGGACTGTGATGCGCACGATTCGACATTCGATCGATGAGGGAAAGGCGCAAGCCCGCATCAGTTATATGAACAGAATTAACTGTTCGGGCATTCTGTGAATTGATCTTATAAATTTTGTTCAATAGTTTACCTTGCCGTCCACTGatccatcgaaatgagatgagtaCCACCAGGATTTGCCATTGGGACGGACATCGGCCGTTGCATCTGTGGCGGAGGCATCACGCCGCCCGTTTGTCCTCCTACACCGACTCCAACGCCGACTCCACCACCCGGTGTTACTTTGCCGTAACCATGCGGCGCCTGTTGCCTCGCAGCCTCTTCTTGTACTTGCTTCACCACTTGGAGGACATGAGCCGGTGGTGTTTGCGTTCCAGGCTTCAATCCAATTCCAGGCTGATGCGGCGAAGACAGATTGGTAGGGCTGATTCCCGGTTTTATAGCAACACCGGCGGGCATAGTAACGTTCGAACTCTGTTGTCCAGATTGCATTGCTCCTACAGGACCTGTCGGTCTAGTATTCATCACAGCCATTCGTCTCCTAAAATATGAAATTGTGTGTATTATATATATGTGGGTCTCGGTTATTATCACTATTAACAACCGCTCCTAAATCGCAAAATTAAAACATCATACCTTAACAATTGCGCTTGTTGTAACCGTTGTTGAAGCTGTTGTTGCTTCAATTTATGTTTGATATTCGAACAGAATGGAACAAGACATTTAGTCTCTTGGCAGTGTTTAGCATGGTAACAGCACAACGCTATCAATTGTTTACATATCGGACAACCACCGTTCGTCTTTCGTTTGCAAACTTTCGTATGCGTTACTACTCTCTTCATCTTCTGACAGCTCGTTAGACGACAATTAGCATCTCTGCATTGGCATGCGTGCACCAACGACTGAATACATCTTTGTATCGAAAGTTTGCGCGCCTCCTATATTACAAAATTGAACCATTTATTGCAGATGCATATAATAAGATAGGTCTTGGATTAAAAAAAGGGTATATCATATTTACCTGTGGATTAGCTTGCTTGGCATCGGCCGGCGATGAACCATCATCCAAATCTAAACCAAGTTTCTCCATATGATGAGGATGACCGTCTTTTTCTTTACAACTTATACACAGGTCAAAATCCTATCGAGATAAATAAAGAATAACATTAGACTGATTTGCATAAGAACAAGATACGTGAAAAATAATTAGTTCGATACTTACATCACAAACCGTACAATGATATCTTGTTTCTACATGACTCTTACAGTTATTGCAGGTATAAACAAATTTGTCTTGACCTTGGTTGTGCAATTCATATAGCATAGACATTGAACTAAATTTCGCACGCCTTAAGGAAGAGAATTCGTAGTGTCTTTCCCTGGCCATTGTAAGGAAAGCATCGCGGCCATCCATAAGGTCACAATTAATAACAGGGTCAGGGTCCTGAATAGGCTAAAATAGATAAAACACTTTGTTACAGAAATACATACTCAAGTACGTGAATGAAAGAAGGCAGTATTTCCAAATGCTTACTGCTAAACTGGCTGCACTTTGAGCACTATGCAACCTAATAACAAAGAATACTTCTTTATGTTTCTCCATAGTTGCAAAGATTTTTGCAGAAAGGTCGTTTCCTGTTTGCGGAGTATTAGACTTTTTACTATTCTTTCTTTGATTTGCTTTGGATTTATTAGACTTTTTGGCTTTCTTCTGTCCCTTCTTTTTACCATCCGAACCTGTTTCGGAATCTTCTGACAACGACAAAATCTGTAACGAAGAAATTATGCATCAACCGTTGGTTATCTACTATCTCAAATAATATACTGTTCCATTATACTCACTGCACTAGCAGCAGCAGCTTCTGCAGCTTCTGCCTGTTTAcgtttttcttcttcctcttgaTCCAACTCCTTAATACTTTCTTCTAAAACATTGGGCCAGAAGTCACCTTCGAAATATGGTAAATCGGCTGCTGATTGGAGTTTATCTTCCATTGCTTGTTTCAAAATATCCTGCAATTAATAAATGGTAAATATTTTAATCCATGGTTTTGATATCTTTCATTTGTCAATGAGAAGCATTAAGTTTAATTGTAGTCCGCTAATCCTATGTTCATATTTATAAATACAATAAGAACATTAGCTTTTGCGGACGTTAATTTTAGTCTACTTTGACACCCAGGAATAATAATTAATCCCCAGGTAACACTTGAGACTGTGTTGTATATCAAGAGTAAGGAACACATACTTTGTTATATATTGAATACTGAAAAAACAAGGTGCAAGGGAAGGTGACGCAGTTTATTATGAATTAATGATATATTAGTACTAACTTTATAATCAAGCACGATTCTTTCCACCATGCCTTTGTCCAACATTTTCTTATACCACTCTTGCAACCTTCTAGGCTTTGGAATTTTTTGTTCTTGAGGATGGCAGTGAAATATATAATCATCTCCTTCGGAAGGGGGACAGGCCCAGATATGAGCCATCGTGTACCTAAAAAAAAATGTCAATGCAATAACTGTTGTTAATATCAATATCATATTACAGATATTCCTTGAATATATTTGTACTTACCCAAGTTGTTTCGCGTAATCTAAGTATCCAAGAAGAATCTCATGATATACCGCTGTTCGGAATTGTCTAGGCCGGAAAAAGTGTACAGAGTCCAAGTATGCGATATAAACTCTTCGAGTATTAGGTGGTGTACATTCACTGCCGTATTCTTGCACGTGCATGCCGAAAAAACATACATCTGTGCCGTCGACCTCTTCAAATGCAAATAAAGCTTTCGCTCTGTATGGAAATTCACCAGGCATATCACCGTTTTCTACAAATCTACTTCGCATCCCTGGCTTCACTTCTACAACTTTATCGCTGGACGCCACAACTCTAATTGCTACTTCCCCAGCGCCggcttcttttttctttaagaAATTGTTTACGCGCGTTTCAATATAGGTACCTAATTTAGTAACCGGCAGACGTTTGGCGTTAAACTTGTTTTCTTTACGTTTCTGTCCTTTCTTCTTTAAGCATTTATCACAAGTGAACCTGGAAACGTTTCAACTTACAATGAATACATTTAGGTGTCCCGTGAAAGACTGTTAATTATTACAGAGTTAATCGTAAAATTTGTCAAGATAACGTAGAGGAGTGTTCCAGTACACGGAACGTTACTTCGTAAGAGCATGCTTCTACCTACCCTAATGGCCAAATTGATTCCATGTGCAGCACGCAAATCTGATGTACCTTTCTGCCGCAATCTGTACACACAACAAAAGACTCCAATTCCAAATGATCGTTCTTCATTTCCTGGAACTGTTCCTTTTTAATGGCACTGCAATTCAGAatacgataactcgttttacatCTCATACATCTAAATAAACGCGTTGTTAAATGCAACTATTTCGGAACTTACGTTTGTGGTTGCGTTGCATCATCTCCTAACGTCACAGTGTCACCAGGAATGTCGTTGAAACATTTCTGACAGAAGGTGTATCTGTCGGAAACAAGACCATATGCCTTTAGACTACTGTTCCAATCGATAGTGTTTAGATCCAAATTTCAATTCGTCAATGTCATGCGTGCATCATAACGAAGATCAATTTTTTTCACGCCCCAATCGACGTATCCAAATGTCGAGAGTATCCAATtttgataaatatttatttgtatTTGCAATTATACACATGCAAGTAGTGTTTTTTTGCCAATTATATTTTCGGATccgtttcattttatttttgttttgttCCAAAAGTTGCAGAGAGTCATCATTTCGTGTAATttacgtatttttttttttcattatttttcatTTATCACAAATACAATttgttttacatttatttatgtatTTCATTTTAAGAGTGTCAGGTATCCAATTTCAATCGTCCAATTTCCAAGTAGTATCAATTTTCGTGGCATGAAGTAGTAGAGTCAGAAAGAAGCAAGGGGCGCGGGCAACACAAGAAGCAAGCAGCAAACAAGGATTTTTGTGTGTGCGTGCGCAACCCATGGGTAGAGCGAAGGTAACATACAAAGAAGAGAAGAGTGCCATAGTTAGACACTATATAATATGTACATAAATTACTTAACTGCATATACTCAAGAGTTACAAGCGAATTCTTTATTAAGAGCTATTCTCCATCATattacgtgtatatatatatatatatacatatatacatatatacatatatacgtaatatatgtatatgtatcatTTATGAAACAGCACTGTACACTATTCAGATCCTACCACTTTTACGGATTACTATATAACAAAGTTCCCTTAAGTATATGcgtaatcaaattttaacttcaTATGTGCGGACGTTACGAAAAAATACATTTATCGATCAAAGTTTTATAATTCTAATGAAAAACGTAAGGgggaaaagaaataaaaataaaaaccgtGTAGGTCAGGGGACTGGCCTGAATCGACTGATACCACCGAAACAGGTTAATTAGCCTGCCAATTTAATATCTGGCGCATTCGGTTACAGCAACACTTCTTCAAATAAAAATGTACCGTATAAGATCGAATGCGCCTAAAAACAACTTTATACCAACTAATAGGTATATAGCTAATGTCAGTAATCTTTGAAGACAGACGGGAGTAACAGATGTCATTAACAAGATATCTAATTGTTTAAGTAAAAGAAGTTGCTATAGGGCAAGATGGAGATAAAACCTACTAACATATTCCCATCATGCAGActattgtttttcttttttgtttaattaattaaataaattatctTATTGCACATAGTTAtttaattaaatgaaaaaaaagaaacttttATGTACTGACCTATTCTGATAAGAGTAGTACTTTGCATCTTTTGGTATAGTGCAAAGCTGTTTTCCGTAACAACACAGTACTTGTGGATTGAACGTGTACTTTCTTCCACAACAATATCCCAAAGCTTGCATTACAGGATCTATTTCTTGCTCGAAAACTTCGGAAAGCTGAAATGAACAGAGACGTTTTTAATTCGAACGGTCGAACGCGGAACGGTTGGAAGATAATGAAATAAATGTACCTTTGTACAATATTTATAAACGCGAGAGGTTTTACGATTGTAAAGCCACGCGTTGTCGAACATCATCCACACGTCGTCCACGTATTCCCATGGATCACTGTACTGCCCCGTATCCAATTTTCTCTTGATGGTTGACAGATCCATCGGCTTCTTAACGATATCGAAATAATCTGGAATTCCCAATGCTTGCGGATCGACCGGTTGCCTGAACGGTTTCGACTCTGGATCCTGCCGATAAAGTTTCTCCAATGTCGGCATTAATGCCTGACGCAATTCATCCGGTTTGAATAGACACAATCGTTTTTTGTCCGTCGACGTTCCGCTTGGTTGAATCGGTTCAGGAACTAATGGTTTAATGTCAGGCGTTGTGTCTTGACTGGACATCGGTGTCATAGGTTCTTCCTTGATGTTAGCTGTGCATTCCTCTTTTACGATACCCTCGCTGGATCCTTCGTCCATCGGTTCCGTTTTCATTTCCGTTTTAATGGACACCTCGTTGACACTTTTACCGCCGTCCATTCTGTGATTCTCGGACCCGTCTTCCGTCTTGATCTCCATCTTAATGTTCTCTTCTTTGATCGAATCCAGTTTTCCCTTATTGTTATTCATCGGTGGACTAGGAGAATTATTACGATCCAAAGCGGCTGTGATAGCAGCCATTTGCGAAGACATTTGCGAAGTTCTAGGCGCGTTCAATGCAGCCCTCTCCTGAGATGTCATGCCTTTCCCAAGGCTCGCGAGTCCGGCAGGAGAAGGTGTGGTGGTCGGATGAGGTGGCGTTTGATTAGCGGAAGATACTGTCTGATTCGGGGTCATCAATGAAGGAACTAGCGGCGTGTTAGGGGTAGATGTTGTAGACTGTGGTCCGTTCGCCGTCGTTGCCGGACCAGGACTAGGCCCGCTAGAAGCGGGAGGTGGTATGGTTTGAGGTGCCGATGTGCTGATATTGTTATCGTTAGGTGTCGAGACCGACAGTGGTCGACTGCTGTTAAACTGACTTTGTTGTTGATTGTTCTGCTGCTGCATACTACTGAACGGTGACGGCGCTTGTGGCATCGATGTCGTCGTAGCGCTTTGATTGGAAGTGCTCGTCGGTTGTTGCGGTTGCGATTGATTCGGTTGTTGCGACTGCTGTTGGCTTTGCGAtgtctgctgctgttgctgttgttgctgatGCTGGTGTGCGATCGCCGCTTGAGCTTGAGCCAGTCTAACTCTAAGATCGGGGAATTGGTGTTGATTTTGTACAGGAGAACTGTTGGGTAAACCGGAACTACCGTTTGAGGTTGGGAATTGACTAGTTGTTGCGGACGTTGTGGTTGTTGTTAAACTTGATTGTGACATTTGCGGTTGCCCGAAAGGACTGAGACCAGGGTTTGAGACGACGTTAAGATTGGAAGTTGACTGCCCATTCGGACTAGGACCCGGTGGACCAACTAAAATTCctggttgttgctgctgctgctgctgttgttgttgttgttgctgctgctgctgctgttgcattTGTTGCTGAACTTGAACCTGGGCTTGAGCTTGGGCTTGAGCCTGCGCTTGTGCCTGGGCTTGGACGTTGGTCTGGGCCTGAACCTGTACTTGTTGTTGCGTTTGCTGTTGTTGCGGGAACTGCATTCTATTGTGCGGAATGCTCATCGCGGGTAAAGCTCCCAGTTGACCTATGCTCGGCGAGTGGCTACGCAAACTAGGAGCGACTGTACCAACCGGTCGTGATGATGGCACCGCGCCAACACCAGGCGGAGCACATGGCCTTAAACCCGAACCAGATGCTCCAGAAGGTTgaggttgttgttgctgttgttgggCTTGCAATTGTTGCTGTTGTTCCTTCCGCCTTTGCCGTTTCTCTTCCAATTCCTTTTGAATTTTGTATATCTTCTCCGCGAGCAAGTGATAGTATTCTGATCTCGAATTGGCCATTTCGTACATGTCGCCTTCCACTTTCCTTGCGTACGCGACAAGATTGTGCATCCTCTTGTCGAGCATCGCCTGTGGATcgggagttggaaatattgctTGAACCAATTTATGAACAAGATGGTTTCTAAGATCCGGAGTTACAGTTTGATGCCAGTCTTTTGATTCCTGCACAGATGTCGCAGTCACTTGACTTGGCTGAAGTCCACCTGGAAGCTGGAGATTGGCTAGCCTATTTTCACTTGGAACACTAAGCTGTCCTGAATCGTTTAAACCGAACAATTGTTGCATATTAATGGATTGTTGTATATTCGCGGCAGTCGCGGCTGCAGCGGGTGTAGGACCACTGGTAGGTGCTGTTTGATTACCAGCGACTCCGACGGTATTAGGATCAGAATTTAAAGGAAGAGACACGTTTGGAGCAACTACTTGCTGGCCAGCGCCAACCACGGATTGACCCGGTGCAGTTTGAGTTTGAGGTTGGGCCAGTCTGACGTTTCCCAACGCGCCGGGTGATCCCTGCATACCTGGTGCTGGCATTCGTCTGGCGCTTCCGGCAATAACACATTGAGTGGCTACCAAACCAGCTGTCGTCGTAGGACATGGAATACCCAACGCGTCGCACGCTCTTCTCATTTCGGTTTGACTCGGATTTGGTTGGCTATTTGGTTGTGTTGTGGACGCTGTGACAGCGTTTGTTGTTTTATTTTTGTTCGCTTGTTTCAGAGGCAAACACACAGGACAATCGTTGCGGTTACAATGTTTCCAATGGCTGATAATTTGCCTCGAAGAACTGCAATGTGCCACCGTACAATTTTTACCCGCTTGACAAGCGGTCATATGAGTTAATACGTTCTTCATTGTTTTACAATCTGGCAACGAACATTGCCAGGCGTCACCATTCGCTTGATTTTCTCGTCGTTGACATTTATGCGCGTGAAGCAAAAGGACCAGCTGTTGTTGGATAAGCTTGCGTTTTTCTGGATCAGCAGTTGATCTTGTAGCACCTAATTCAATATATACGTGAACATTAGTCAACTAAACTTATTTGTTAGAataattttatttgaaaataaaCACGGATATTTACCAGTCGGAGCACCGGCACCAGGCATTTGCCCCTGAGTTGCTTGCTGTGGACCAGGCTGACCTCCACTTGGTGCACCAGACTGAGGTTGGGCAGGACTTGGTGTAGGTGGTTGAGCTTGTTGAGCCATACCACCTTCTTGACCACCGACAACATTTGTGGAACCAATGGGTCCCGTGGTTCCTCCAAATCTACCAGGTTGCATGGCAGTTATATTTGTTCCCACTCCTTTTTGCTGTGGTGCAACAACTCCAACAGGGCTGTTGGTGCACACAGCGACTCCAGGCCCTTGCCCGCTAGCTGGAGATCCTATTTGAAaattgtatatttaaatatattcggAAGTTACTCACCATATAGTACAGATATATATGGATTGATATTGTTACCATAACCATAGGGACTTGATGCACTAATTTGTCCCATATTTGGCATATTTGGTATGTTTGGAGGAGCCTGCATTCTTGGACCTCCTTGATTGGGGCCGACAATACCAACTTGATGTACTTGTTGATGCGGACTTTGGCCCCTTGCTGGTCCAACCATATGagcttgttgttgttgttgcattGCTACAGCTCTGGTATTCATAATACCAGGTCCATTTTGCATTTGAGCAACACCATGCGGCCCACCAGGATGATGAATTCCTTGAGTGTTGGAGCCCATCATGCTTACCTAAATAACAGAATTATTATGtcccataaaaaaaaaaaaaaaaccagaaGGATTTTCATATAATTCCTTGTTCTAATGAAACTTACAGTATTTAAAGGCTGTTTGTTGAGACTGTTGGTTACAATTAAACTTCCTCCTGCCATTCCACCCATACTATTATTCCCACTAGCAGTGCTGGTCATAACTAGGCTAGAATTTATTCCACCTGGCATTGACATGGTAGGATTACTTCCAGCCATGCTCATTGACGATTGAAGGCTTCCCATTgaattcgcaatggacatttgaTTATTTGCCAAAGAACTGGCTATACTACTTGGTAAATTTCCCAGACTCACGACCATTTGTGGATCGACTACTTTAGATACAGAAACATTCGGTGGAGATTGCATATTTGGACTTTTATTACCTAAAGTTCCAGCAGCCATTACTAATGAATTAGCAACCAAATTTTTGTTGCCCTGTATgaaaaacaatgaaaattatacagtGCTATACGTGTACACAGACATCCTGCTTATTTGACGTGTACAAACCTGTTGTTGTATAAGATGATGTGaaagttgttgttgttgctgtacATGTTGTCTAAGCTCGGAATCAAGTGCGCCATTCTGCTGCCCTGGACCTGGACCTGTTGCTGGTGGTTTAGCGCTTTCTGTCGCAGAACCCCACGACGCCGATGATAATAGATCGTCAGGTAGATCATTTTCAAGATCAAACATATCTGTGTTTGTTATGTAATCTGAGAATAAATATTTGCATTAGTAACGATCCTCCCGCATGTACGATGCTGAAAAGAATACTGGTTACTACAAAAGTAAAGCGTCTAATCATAGATGCTGCACAATGGTAACAAGCATATTACAATTTCGAATTGAACAATGTTTCTGGACTACAGAATTTATAGGAAGGTTCATCATCGTACGACCGAAGGATTACTTTTCTAGGTAACCAGTTGAAAAAGTTAATGTCAGATTATGATATTAAATGTAACGTATACCATAGAGACCAAAAAACCATTAGTAATAATGTAAAGATAAGATTCAGCACCGTCACCATAGCTTCTATTGAAAGATTTAATAGTAAAATCTTTGTACTACCATGTAATGTTTGATGCATGCTGTATAATATACCTGCATGTAAAAATATACATGCACATATATGCATACATGCACACACATTTTTGACATTTATGTACATATCATGTTTTAATGTTACAGAAAATTGCATTTGTTTAA containing:
- the LOC143429159 gene encoding CREB-binding protein isoform X6, with product MADHLVDGPPNKRPKLGDPFQGTSDSAVGMAPLMMHHAYTNYGGGGSGNMQQMQGPPQQLHLQQHQLQPHWNNHTIHKRNYITNTDMFDLENDLPDDLLSSASWGSATESAKPPATGPGPGQQNGALDSELRQHVQQQQQLSHHLIQQQGNKNLVANSLVMAAGTLGNKSPNMQSPPNVSVSKVVDPQMVVSLGNLPSSIASSLANNQMSIANSMGSLQSSMSMAGSNPTMSMPGGINSSLVMTSTASGNNSMGGMAGGSLIVTNSLNKQPLNTVSMMGSNTQGIHHPGGPHGVAQMQNGPGIMNTRAVAMQQQQQAHMVGPARGQSPHQQVHQVGIVGPNQGGPRMQAPPNIPNMPNMGQISASSPYGYGSPASGQGPGVAVCTNSPVGVVAPQQKGVGTNITAMQPGRFGGTTGPIGSTNVVGGQEGGMAQQAQPPTPSPAQPQSGAPSGGQPGPQQATQGQMPGAGAPTGATRSTADPEKRKLIQQQLVLLLHAHKCQRRENQANGDAWQCSLPDCKTMKNVLTHMTACQAGKNCTVAHCSSSRQIISHWKHCNRNDCPVCLPLKQANKNKTTNAVTASTTQPNSQPNPSQTEMRRACDALGIPCPTTTAGLVATQCVIAGSARRMPAPGMQGSPGALGNVRLAQPQTQTAPGQSVVGAGQQVVAPNVSLPLNSDPNTVGVAGNQTAPTSGPTPAAAATAANIQQSINMQQLFGLNDSGQLSVPSENRLANLQLPGGLQPSQVTATSVQESKDWHQTVTPDLRNHLVHKLVQAIFPTPDPQAMLDKRMHNLVAYARKVEGDMYEMANSRSEYYHLLAEKIYKIQKELEEKRQRRKEQQQQLQAQQQQQQPQPSGASGSGLRPCAPPGVGAVPSSRPVGTVAPSLRSHSPSIGQLGALPAMSIPHNRMQFPQQQQTQQQVQVQAQTNVQAQAQAQAQAQAQAQVQVQQQMQQQQQQQQQQQQQQQQQQPGILVGPPGPSPNGQSTSNLNVVSNPGLSPFGQPQMSQSSLTTTTTSATTSQFPTSNGSSGLPNSSPVQNQHQFPDLRVRLAQAQAAIAHQHQQQQQQQQTSQSQQQSQQPNQSQPQQPTSTSNQSATTTSMPQAPSPFSSMQQQNNQQQSQFNSSRPLSVSTPNDNNISTSAPQTIPPPASSGPSPGPATTANGPQSTTSTPNTPLVPSLMTPNQTVSSANQTPPHPTTTPSPAGLASLGKGMTSQERAALNAPRTSQMSSQMAAITAALDRNNSPSPPMNNNKGKLDSIKEENIKMEIKTEDGSENHRMDGGKSVNEVSIKTEMKTEPMDEGSSEGIVKEECTANIKEEPMTPMSSQDTTPDIKPLVPEPIQPSGTSTDKKRLCLFKPDELRQALMPTLEKLYRQDPESKPFRQPVDPQALGIPDYFDIVKKPMDLSTIKRKLDTGQYSDPWEYVDDVWMMFDNAWLYNRKTSRVYKYCTKLSEVFEQEIDPVMQALGYCCGRKYTFNPQVLCCYGKQLCTIPKDAKYYSYQNSSLKAYGLVSDRYTFCQKCFNDIPGDTVTLGDDATQPQTAIKKEQFQEMKNDHLELESFVVCTDCGRKVHQICVLHMESIWPLGFTCDKCLKKKGQKRKENKFNAKRLPVTKLGTYIETRVNNFLKKKEAGAGEVAIRVVASSDKVVEVKPGMRSRFVENGDMPGEFPYRAKALFAFEEVDGTDVCFFGMHVQEYGSECTPPNTRRVYIAYLDSVHFFRPRQFRTAVYHEILLGYLDYAKQLGYTMAHIWACPPSEGDDYIFHCHPQEQKIPKPRRLQEWYKKMLDKGMVERIVLDYKDILKQAMEDKLQSAADLPYFEGDFWPNVLEESIKELDQEEEEKRKQAEAAEAAAASAILSLSEDSETGSDGKKKGQKKAKKSNKSKANQRKNSKKSNTPQTGNDLSAKIFATMEKHKEVFFVIRLHSAQSAASLAPIQDPDPVINCDLMDGRDAFLTMARERHYEFSSLRRAKFSSMSMLYELHNQGQDKFVYTCNNCKSHVETRYHCTVCDDFDLCISCKEKDGHPHHMEKLGLDLDDGSSPADAKQANPQEARKLSIQRCIQSLVHACQCRDANCRLTSCQKMKRVVTHTKVCKRKTNGGCPICKQLIALCCYHAKHCQETKCLVPFCSNIKHKLKQQQLQQRLQQAQLLRRRMAVMNTRPTGPVGAMQSGQQSSNVTMPAGVAIKPGISPTNLSSPHQPGIGLKPGTQTPPAHVLQVVKQVQEEAARQQAPHGYGKVTPGGGVGVGVGVGGQTGGVMPPPQMQRPMSVPMANPGGTHLISMDQWTASRYPNAVMQQNPGLRQQTPQQIMQQQQHQPGMGMGGQMPRPTGVLGGPVSQVGPQAQSNMQKHVFQQLMQTLKNPHTPEQQNQILQILKSNPPIMAAFIKQRQQSGQYGGGVGGPLGPNQPQQQPGLQHMMSQQQQQQQHQQQQQQQHQQQQQQQGRMQIQAMLNQQQQQQQQQQQQQQPVQQQSPWYKQQMLAMQRQQQQQQQQQQQQQQQQQQQQFTQPPAPPYGQQRPIRPSLLGYGGFSEQGYGQPGLKPTPPPVPSPQGVMGPPGISVQQQLMQSVRSPPPIRSPQPNPSPRPVPSPRNQPVPSPRSGPVPSPHHHPHGTPTHSPAHELAGPSEMMLSQLSGGTGAPTGHPGTMPHHPSPAPPPTSGTDTSEVTPMTPQDQLSKFVEGL